CGTGGTTCTCTCTTCCTCACTTCAAAATTCGCTTCATCTCTGGCATGAATGCCAGAGTTTCTTCGCTCAGAATAAACGTTAAGCCAATAACCAAAATTGCCACTAAAACGATTTTTTTAAACTTTCTTTGAGAGATTCGTTTTACAATTTGTTTTCCAACAAAAGAGCCTGCAAGGGCGATAATAAACAAAAAAGGAATATACCAATAATATTTGCTGCTCAAAAACCCTCCTGCGAGGTAAACGGGAATCCGTGTTATGTCGACTGCAAGAGCTATTGCGGCAGCAGTTGCGATATATTTTTCTTTGGGTAATCCAAAAGCTGTTAAAAAAGCCCCTCTCAAAGCCCCGCCGGTTCCGATTAATCCCGCCAGAAAACCCGAAAGCCCTCCTCCCAAAATTGAATTTGGCAGCGAGGACTTTACTTTTAAATCTTCTTTCCAAAAAGAAACACCTGCATAGACAATCAGAAATACTCCCAATATGCCTTTCAGTATATGTTGGGGGATAAAGGATACTAATAATGCTCCTAGAAGGGTTAGTACGATGCTGGGAATGCCGAAAATAAGTAAAATTCGTTTATCTAAGCCGTGTTTAAAAAAACTAATCCTGCCAATATTTCCAAAGACGTGCATAAGGGCAACAAGTACCAATGCAGTTTTAAAATCGAAAAAAAGTAAGGCGAGAGGAAGAAATATTGTGGAAGAACCAAATCCCGCAATAGTTCCAACAATTTCAGAAAAAAAAGCTGCCAGGAAAAATAAACTACTCACGGCCCGTGATATTTTGATTCTCGCTTCGCGAAACTAAAAGCTTCATCCGTCAGCTTGAAAGCCGAGGTTTCGCTTACTCGAAATAAAATTTCCATTTATTTTAGACTAGCACAAGTTCAAAACAGAAAGTTAATCGTTAAACTCGGGCACAAAAAATTGAAGCTAAAAATAGCCGGCCATCTCGTGGAAAACATGATACAGTTTAAATAATGGGAAAAGTCTTGCTCCTTGTCCTAGTTGGAATTGTAATATTTTTGATTGTTGCAACAATTCGCTCTCCCGAAAAAATATTGCCGACTTCAGAAATCAAACGACTCACTCGGTCATTTGATGCCTGTCCGGAACCATTTGTTTTTCAGTTGCCGGTAAATATCAACAAGGCCACCTCCATACTTTATCCCGGACAGGTCAGAGGCGAAGATTATAAAGCCCATGGCGGCTTTCGGTTCGATACTTTCCTCCCCAGCGAGATCACAGTTACTGCGCCTTATGATGCTCAGGTTATTGCCGGGGCCCGCTACCTGGCGGACACTGGCGAAATTCAATACACCTTTGACTTTGCCCACCCCTGTGGAATTCAATACCGTTTTGGACACCTGCTTACCCCCACACCCAAGTTTCAGGCAATTGCGGAGAAATTCCCTCTCCCCGAAGGGCTGGATTCCCGAACAACAAGTGTCGATCCTCCGATAGAGGTGAGGCGGGGGGAAGTAATAGCAACCGCGGTGGGACTTACCGGGGGTGGGCCTAGTGATTTAGGGGGTATTAACACCTTTGTAGATTGGGGCGTGTATGATTACCGACAAAAAACGAATCTTCAAAAGACCCCGCTTGGGCTGCAACACATGATTCTGATACTTACCAACATGCTGTCTGCTGGTTTGATTGGATTTCTAAGGAAGACAGGGGAAAAGTATTATCCTTGCCTTCATCCGATTCCCAAAGCGGCACAAAAAGCGATTATTGCAAATAATGCTCAGCCTCGTGGGCAAAGTTAGAACCTATTTCCGGAATTGATAGAGTCGGTAATGTCTTTAAAGTCGTAAACACGATCATCATTTAATGAAAAATATGTTTTATTCTCCAGAATCGGCAAGTTTGTGCCAAAGTAATAGTTCAAAATAGTTCTAAAAGTATTAAGCGGGCTTAAATTTGGACTCAATCCCATTTTTGCGTAATCGACAGGTTTTGAAGGATCCTCTTTATTGGGCAAATAAAGAGCATTTAAAATGGCGCTGTGGATGAAATATGATTCGGAATTTTCCGGCACCGATTCACCATTGTCATTGAAGTAGCTGAGCGGTAGATACGGTCCTTCATCAGATTGAAAAATTACTACAGCCGGTCTATTTTGGCGTGATTGGATCTCAGAAATCAAGGATTTCATAATGTTATTGGCGCATTGAACTTCATTCAGGTACCCGTCCTCGGGAATTTGTTGGGAAGACGTACTGAGGCTATAAGGATCACAGTCCGGAGAAAATACATACGGAGGGTGAGGAAGGAGGAAGTGTCCAAAAACAAACAGGGGTTGGGGTTGATCTTTTTGCCTGTTGATTCGATGTAATCTGTAATCCAGATTTAAACTTATTTTATTAAATCTTTCTGTGCCCGTAAAAAGCTGTTTATTCTCAATAACCCCTCTTACTGAATTAAGTAATGTTCTTTCATAAACATACAAGTGGAACTCGTCAAAATCCGCAAGTAAATTATAGTTTTCGTCGGCGATCCCCTTTTCCTGGAGAGGGTCCCACGAACTCCCATAGAGCACATATTTATACCCTTGGGATTTTAAAAACCTTGCCATTTGGTTGTCTTGTAAAAGTTGTCTGTAGACGTTGACTTGATCTCCTTGTTTGTCACCCAAGATAGGGGTCAAAAAATCAAGATAGGTTATATTCAAAGACGAACTCAAAGAAAGAAAAGTTTTGGGATAATTGGCGTAGCTTTCATGTCCAACCCAGAAACCATTAGATTGTAAAAACTCGATGTGGGACCTATTTTGAAAATCAAAATGTTTCTCTAAGACATCCTGTCTTCCGTAGCGATCAAAAATAAAGTAATATATATCGGGCTTGAGATCCGCTTCATTGGGAACAGTTATTTGGCCTAAATTTCCGGAAACATATTGATTAAGTTTTCTGCCATCTAACCATCTGTTTATTTCAAAAGGGACGATTTTAACCAAATTCAACGTAGCTATAGTTGTCGCGACCAGGAAAAGGAGCGTAATGGTTTTTTCTAGTGATTTACTCTTCAGGAGAAATCTGAAAATGGCAACCAAGACAATCGCGTATAGTCCAAATAGCAGTTTATTTAAGCTTATGGGGATAGCCGCAATTACTTTATTTTCCCCCAGAATTAACAAAATGTATCCAAAAGAGAAGAAAAGGATAACCCATATAGAAGTAAAAACGCTTGCTTTTTCTTTGTTTTTAAATATTGTGTAGGCAACGCATCCAGATAAAACTGTAAAGGCAAACGAATATAAAAGCGGAAGCACTATTCGTTCCGGGCCAATGAAATTTATATTATGGACATAAACGGCCAGAATAGGAATAATCGAAAAAAGAAAAGGAGGCAGCCAGATTACTTTGCTATTAATGTATTTTGAAAAGAGGGCAAATTTCTTCATCTTTTTCCTTCCATAAGATACAAAATACGAAGAGACTTTCCCCCAATTGTATTTCTCTTAACGATTCGAAAATATTTGGCAAATTCGCTCTCAAATGTTTTTTGATTATACCAAGGGAAAATATCTTTTCTGTTTTGAAGCAGGAGTTGAACTTTGTCGTCTTCTTTTGGAACAAATTCTATTATCAAACTCTTACAAATTTTTGCGAAATATGAAGCTATCGACCCAAAAGGGATGTTTTTACTAATACTTAGGTGATGAATTAGGGCCAAAGCCATTGTTAAATCGCTGGGACCTCTTGCAAGAAGCGACTTTCTTTCTTCATGCGCCCAGCCTAAAGCGGGTGTAGGATTAACCAGATCCAAAAGTAGAGGTAAAACATTCTTTTCCCCGTTTTTCTTTACTTGCATATAATTCTTATTAACCGCATCCAAGTCGTAATCAAAAGAAACAGTAAGAATTCCCAGATCTGATGCTATTCGACTAAACTCACCCGTATTTGCTCCGAGATCCCAAACATCTTTAGGCTTTTTTAAAAGCAAATATGATTTAACAATTTTCTTTTTATTAGTAAAAGCCGAATTGGAATAGTTCATAAAATTAGAGTATTCTCCCCATTCACTTAGACTGCCAGAATACCTTGTGTTTCCAATAAGACTCTCCAGATTATCAATAATCCCCAAAAGCATGGTTTTTGTCAAAAACTTGCCTCTTTGCTTTTTTATAGAAGAGTTCGCGCCATATTTTTTCTGATTTCGTGCGTGTAAGTGTATATGGGCAAGAATAGACAAATTTAAATAAGTGGACTTCGGTAAAAGCCGGCTCGTAAGATCTATAGGAATTCCGTCCAAGTATCTTTCCAAAAGTAGTTCCAACCTGGAGTCTACCTTACTCATGAGTAGTAAGGGACCAAGAAAGTGTTCACAAAACTGACGATAAGCAATCCACGGGGATCCCTCGTGATACCTCTCAAAAGAGAGCAGGTCTATCATGATTGGTTTTCCTTTTAAAAATTGGGTGTTATAGGCACTCGCATCTTTAAGAGATATATTGTAACTCAGGCAAAGCTTTTGAATCCTAAGCGTGCAAAGAGCAGCATCCTTTAGTTGTTCAAAGCACCATTCAAAAGGATACGAAATAAACGGGATTTTTTCGGATTTCAAAGTCGCGAAAATCTCACTGTTCTTGCCCTTAAAGTTAGGCACCTCCTTGAAGGGAATTAGAAGGCCTTCATTAATTAATTTTTTAAACAGGTTAGATTTCTTAAAGAAATTGTAATCGTCTTTAAAGCTAATATTTACTTGGCGGAAAACGGTGTTTCTGTGATAAAAAACAAAGCCACTTGGGTCACGAAATGAACTAGCTTCTTTTGTTAATATTCTTTCTTCCATTTAATGTATTCCGTTTTTGGAGTAGTTTCTTAACAAGCGATAATATTCTTTGCCAATTTACTTTTAGCAAGTAGAGGGCTCCGGCAAGAAAACCGATCATTAGTTGAGTAATGTAGCTGCCGGTTCCAGGGTCCAGGTAAGCGTGGACGGAATTTGGGAAAAGGAAAAAAAAGAGTAGTAAGCAAAAAAAAGCAATAAGCACCTCAGCAGTTTAGCAGATTACTTTTTCTCTCTGCAAGAAATTCGGATGGCTCCGCCTCGTGGAAAACATGATACAGTTTAAATAATGGGAAAAGTCTTGTCGTGGTTGGATCTCAAACATATGTTAAATTAAACACGATGTTTTTAATAAAGGATGATTTTTGGGAAACGAAAAAGACGAAAGAAAAAGGACTTGGCGTTTTTGCTAAAAAAGAAATCAAAGCAGGCACTATTATCGGTGACTATCTGGGAAAAGTAATTAAAACCGCAGAATACGACCTTGATCGTGATCAGAAGCACTTTTATTTAATGTACTTTTCGGACCAGGCTTCAATTTATCCAAATTTAAAAAAACCAGGCATTCATCTTTTGAACCATTCTTGCGAACCGAACTGTTGGATTTATATGTACCGCGGTCACACGTTGGTTTTTGCGCTAAGAAAAATTAAGCCTAGTGACGAATTAACAATTTCCTACATGCTGAGTCCGAAAGAGGAGTGTATTGCTT
This DNA window, taken from Candidatus Curtissbacteria bacterium, encodes the following:
- a CDS encoding sulfite exporter TauE/SafE family protein: MSSLFFLAAFFSEIVGTIAGFGSSTIFLPLALLFFDFKTALVLVALMHVFGNIGRISFFKHGLDKRILLIFGIPSIVLTLLGALLVSFIPQHILKGILGVFLIVYAGVSFWKEDLKVKSSLPNSILGGGLSGFLAGLIGTGGALRGAFLTAFGLPKEKYIATAAAIALAVDITRIPVYLAGGFLSSKYYWYIPFLFIIALAGSFVGKQIVKRISQRKFKKIVLVAILVIGLTFILSEETLAFMPEMKRILK
- a CDS encoding sulfatase-like hydrolase/transferase — encoded protein: MKKFALFSKYINSKVIWLPPFLFSIIPILAVYVHNINFIGPERIVLPLLYSFAFTVLSGCVAYTIFKNKEKASVFTSIWVILFFSFGYILLILGENKVIAAIPISLNKLLFGLYAIVLVAIFRFLLKSKSLEKTITLLFLVATTIATLNLVKIVPFEINRWLDGRKLNQYVSGNLGQITVPNEADLKPDIYYFIFDRYGRQDVLEKHFDFQNRSHIEFLQSNGFWVGHESYANYPKTFLSLSSSLNITYLDFLTPILGDKQGDQVNVYRQLLQDNQMARFLKSQGYKYVLYGSSWDPLQEKGIADENYNLLADFDEFHLYVYERTLLNSVRGVIENKQLFTGTERFNKISLNLDYRLHRINRQKDQPQPLFVFGHFLLPHPPYVFSPDCDPYSLSTSSQQIPEDGYLNEVQCANNIMKSLISEIQSRQNRPAVVIFQSDEGPYLPLSYFNDNGESVPENSESYFIHSAILNALYLPNKEDPSKPVDYAKMGLSPNLSPLNTFRTILNYYFGTNLPILENKTYFSLNDDRVYDFKDITDSINSGNRF
- a CDS encoding SAM-dependent methyltransferase — translated: MEERILTKEASSFRDPSGFVFYHRNTVFRQVNISFKDDYNFFKKSNLFKKLINEGLLIPFKEVPNFKGKNSEIFATLKSEKIPFISYPFEWCFEQLKDAALCTLRIQKLCLSYNISLKDASAYNTQFLKGKPIMIDLLSFERYHEGSPWIAYRQFCEHFLGPLLLMSKVDSRLELLLERYLDGIPIDLTSRLLPKSTYLNLSILAHIHLHARNQKKYGANSSIKKQRGKFLTKTMLLGIIDNLESLIGNTRYSGSLSEWGEYSNFMNYSNSAFTNKKKIVKSYLLLKKPKDVWDLGANTGEFSRIASDLGILTVSFDYDLDAVNKNYMQVKKNGEKNVLPLLLDLVNPTPALGWAHEERKSLLARGPSDLTMALALIHHLSISKNIPFGSIASYFAKICKSLIIEFVPKEDDKVQLLLQNRKDIFPWYNQKTFESEFAKYFRIVKRNTIGGKSLRILYLMEGKR
- a CDS encoding SET domain-containing protein-lysine N-methyltransferase, producing the protein MFLIKDDFWETKKTKEKGLGVFAKKEIKAGTIIGDYLGKVIKTAEYDLDRDQKHFYLMYFSDQASIYPNLKKPGIHLLNHSCEPNCWIYMYRGHTLVFALRKIKPSDELTISYMLSPKEECIACTHVCKCKSKFCVGTMHSTKVKYEKWQKFQDSQNKKTKKPKVVFGKNLPKLSSYPDAIPNNPILIGI